One region of Populus trichocarpa isolate Nisqually-1 chromosome 4, P.trichocarpa_v4.1, whole genome shotgun sequence genomic DNA includes:
- the LOC18097365 gene encoding glycine-rich cell wall structural protein 1: protein MGISSKFLYLALFVLSIASDLNGIDYGGDMGDESNYGGRSGWKSDNDDNSDNCYKNWRSCGSFFGNGRDFSTQGKGGSHGSGGGGGGGGGGGGSHEDEGGGHGEGYGAGAGGGDASVGGGGGGGDGGGGGDASGGFGHGKGYGFGAGVGENGDAGGGGGGGGGEGGGGGKGASGGFGHGSGYGAGEGIGGGGNASGDVGGGGGGGAGGGGGGGGARGSSQGYGHGSGFGVGGGGGGGVGEGEVGGGGGGGGGGGGGSGSSGGYGHGSGFGAGGGVSSNRGGGGGGGGGGGGGGGGGGSGGGGGGGGGGGDSSGNGEGYGHGEGGGFGVGGGKAGAPTGQGQGGYKGHNSNNGVSMGFGFGIGFGFGIGNVEGNDSNDSDNGNP, encoded by the exons ATGGGAATCTCTAGTAAATTCTTGTACCTGGCTCTTTTTGTCTTGAGCATTGCTAGTGATTTGAATGGCATTGATTATGGAGGTGATATGGGTGATGAAAGCAACTATGGTGGCCGAAGTGGATGGAAGTCTGACAACGATGATAACAGTGATAATTGCTATAAAAATTGGCGAAGTTGTGGAAGCTTTTTCGGGAATGGTAGAGATTTTAGCACCCAAGGTAAAGGGGGTAGTCATGgtagtggtggtggaggaggaggaggaggtggaggtggtggaaGTCATGAAGATGAAGGAGGTGGACATGGAGAAGGGTATGGGGCTGGAGCAGGTGGTGGTGATGCTAGTgtaggaggaggaggtggcggCGGagatggtggaggtggtggagatGCAAGTGGTGGGTTTGGTCATGGTAAAGGTTATGGATTTGGGGCTGGTGTTGGTGAAAATGGTGATGcgggtggaggaggaggaggaggaggaggagagggtgGCGGTGGAGGAAAAGGGGCCAGTGGAGGATTTGGTCATGGAAGTGGATATGGTGCTGGAGAGGGTATTGGAGGTGGAGGTAATGCAAGTGGtgatgttggtggtggtggtggtggaggggcaggaggtggtggtgggggAGGAGGGGCAAGAGGTTCAAGCCAAGGGTATGGTCATGGAAGTGGTTTTGGAgtaggtggtggtggtggtggtggtgtaggAGAAGGGGAAGTAGGTGGCGGTGGCggaggtggtggaggtggaggtggtgggAGTGGTTCTAGTGGTGGGTATGGTCATGGTAGTGGCTTTGGAGCAGGTGGTGGTGTAAGTAGCAAtagaggaggaggtggtggtggtggtggtggtggtggtggaggaggag gaggtggcggCAGCgggggtggtggtggaggaggaggagggggaggTGATAGTAGTGGTAATGGTGAAGGATATGGACATGGTGAAGGTGGTGGTTTTGGAGTTGGTGGGGGCAAAGCTGGAGCGCCTACAGGACAGGGACAAGGTGGTTACAAGGGTCATAATAGCAACAATGGCGTTAGCATGGGATTTGGATTTGGCATTGGCTTTGGGTTTGGTATAGGAAATGTTGAAGGTAATGATTCAAACGATAGTGATAATGGTAATCCTTAA
- the LOC112327255 gene encoding glycine-rich protein 5, translating into MATKLILVLFLALVFGTDARKVAMGKKDAFHEGKTFNFDYFPGYDFGSGFGSGAGAGLGGGAGLGGLGGGGGGGGGGGGGGDDENGGGFGFGGGAGGGFGSGIGGFGGGGRGDPSGGGIGGGYGGGGGGAGGGFGGALP; encoded by the coding sequence ATGGCTACGAAGCTTATTTTGGTATTGTTTCTTGCACTTGTTTTTGGCACTGATGCTAGGAAGGTAGCAATGGGCAAAAAGGATGCATTTCATGAGGGTAAGACATTCAACTTTGATTACTTTCCTGGTTATGACTTTGGTTCTGGATTTGGTagtggtgctggtgctggtttGGGTGGGGGAGCTGGACTGGGAGGGCTTGGTGGTggaggagggggaggaggaggtggtggaggtggtggtgatgatgaaaATGGTGGAGGGTTTGGCTTTGGAGGTGGAGCTGGAGGTGGATTTGGGTCTGGAATTGGAGGATTTGGCGGCGGCGGAAGAGGTGATCCTTCTGGTGGTGGGATTGGTGGTGGATAcggtggaggaggtggaggagcTGGAGGAGGGTTTGGAGGTGCACTGCCTTGA